The following proteins are co-located in the Dietzia timorensis genome:
- a CDS encoding DUF5318 family protein, with the protein MNEQHADTGGVKLDPTAPKRVIDYSLRRRAALADLEEGRVTLGEVCDADRYLVRAAEFHGHVSDELCPVCRKEHLVTVKWVYEESLGDASGSARTAEEIDELARTHDEFTVHVVEVCRSCKWNHLVESYDVGWPAGLSAKIRRANSLRGQA; encoded by the coding sequence ATGAATGAGCAGCATGCGGATACGGGTGGGGTGAAGCTCGACCCGACGGCGCCGAAGCGGGTGATCGACTACTCGCTGCGCCGTCGTGCCGCACTCGCGGACCTCGAAGAGGGCAGGGTCACTCTCGGCGAGGTGTGCGACGCGGACCGCTACCTCGTGCGCGCCGCCGAGTTCCACGGGCACGTCAGCGACGAGCTGTGCCCGGTGTGCCGCAAGGAACACCTGGTCACCGTCAAATGGGTGTACGAGGAATCGCTCGGGGATGCCAGCGGATCGGCGCGCACGGCAGAGGAGATCGACGAACTCGCGCGTACGCACGACGAGTTCACCGTGCACGTGGTCGAGGTGTGCCGTTCGTGCAAGTGGAACCACCTCGTCGAGAGCTACGACGTGGGCTGGCCGGCGGGCCTGTCGGCGAAGATCCGCCGGGCGAACTCGTTGCGCGGCCAGGCCTAG
- a CDS encoding inositol-3-phosphate synthase encodes MGNNKIRVAIVGVGNCASSLVQGVEYYKDASLTDTVPGLMHVKFGDYHVSDVEFAAAFDVDGKKVGMDLSEAIFASENNTIKISDVPPLGVSVQRGPTLDGLGKYYRETIEESTAEAVDVVSALREAEIDVLVSYLPVGSEEADKFYAQCAIDAGVAFVNALPVFIASDPEWAEKFRSAGVPIVGDDIKSQVGATITHRVMAKLFEDRGVTLDRTYQLNVGGNMDFKNMLERERLESKKVSKTQAVTSNLTGELAGKISDRNVHIGPSDHVEWLDDRKWAYVRLEGRAFGDAPLNLEYKLEVWDSPNSAGIIIDAVRAAKIAKDRGIGGPVLPASAYLMKSPPEQMHDDVARAALEEFIIGA; translated from the coding sequence ATGGGTAATAATAAGATCCGCGTCGCGATCGTCGGCGTAGGTAACTGTGCATCCTCGCTGGTCCAAGGCGTCGAGTACTACAAGGACGCGTCGCTTACCGACACCGTCCCGGGCCTTATGCACGTGAAGTTCGGCGACTACCACGTTTCCGATGTCGAGTTCGCGGCTGCGTTCGACGTCGACGGCAAGAAGGTCGGCATGGACCTGTCGGAGGCGATCTTCGCCTCGGAGAACAACACCATCAAGATCTCGGACGTGCCGCCGCTCGGAGTGTCGGTACAGCGTGGCCCGACCCTCGACGGCCTCGGCAAGTACTACCGCGAGACCATCGAGGAGTCCACCGCAGAGGCGGTCGACGTGGTCTCCGCGCTTCGCGAGGCCGAGATCGACGTGCTCGTGTCCTACCTTCCGGTGGGCTCGGAAGAGGCCGACAAGTTCTACGCGCAGTGCGCGATCGACGCGGGCGTGGCGTTCGTCAACGCGCTGCCGGTGTTCATCGCCTCCGACCCGGAGTGGGCCGAGAAGTTCCGCAGCGCAGGCGTGCCGATCGTCGGCGACGACATCAAGTCGCAGGTCGGCGCCACGATTACGCACCGCGTGATGGCGAAGCTGTTCGAGGACCGCGGAGTGACCCTCGACCGCACTTACCAGCTCAACGTCGGCGGCAACATGGACTTCAAGAACATGCTCGAGCGTGAGCGCCTCGAGTCCAAGAAGGTCTCGAAGACCCAGGCGGTGACCTCGAACCTCACCGGCGAGCTCGCCGGGAAGATCTCGGACCGCAACGTCCACATCGGCCCGTCCGACCACGTCGAGTGGCTCGACGACCGCAAGTGGGCCTACGTCCGCCTCGAGGGTCGCGCCTTCGGCGACGCTCCGCTCAACCTCGAGTACAAGCTCGAGGTGTGGGACTCCCCGAACTCGGCCGGCATCATCATCGACGCCGTGCGCGCCGCGAAGATCGCCAAGGACCGCGGCATCGGCGGGCCCGTGCTCCCCGCCTCGGCGTACCTGATGAAGTCGCCGCCGGAGCAGATGCACGATGACGTCGCACGTGCCGCTCTCGAGGAGTTCATCATCGGCGCGTAG
- a CDS encoding DHA2 family efflux MFS transporter permease subunit, translated as MHNDLSSNPGTPPSNDESGSRATNSPREQVAAVSRDRDTVRESARHDLTPAQALLLVRVLTAAAFIVILNETTMTPAIAVLMDEFDVVESSAQWLTTAFMLTMAVAIPLTGWFIDRFGPRVSLLTAMSTFVVGTALATFAPTFGILLGARVIQALGTAVMIPLLMTTLMNVIPESDRGRVMGSVSLAISVAPAMGPFLAGEILKYLGWRWIFGIVLPLAILVTLVAVKLIPRGGGAARESVDMLSVPLSVLGFGGIVWGLSSFGEGAEPPLPTWSLLVIGAVALAVLVWRQLSLRRGGHEPLLDVTAFASKDFSVGVGLMTIGFAAFLGIMMILPLLMQVANGDTPENAGRALMPAGLMMGLLGPLVGRIYDNHGARVVVVPGAILATLALTAQALFAPGGSWILIAAINFFAGAGLAMTFTPMFTASLSALAPALYSHGSALLATLQQVGGAAGIAVLISLMSVGSSASGGAAPDPEFGSRLALFGAAGLMCVVIVLAFFTPKHKPTAAEGAPAAH; from the coding sequence GTGCACAACGATCTCAGTTCCAACCCCGGTACTCCGCCGTCAAACGATGAGTCCGGTTCGCGCGCAACGAATTCGCCTCGCGAGCAGGTGGCCGCCGTTTCTCGCGACCGCGACACCGTCCGCGAGTCCGCGCGCCACGACCTCACCCCCGCGCAGGCTCTGCTTCTCGTGCGGGTGCTCACGGCGGCCGCGTTTATCGTCATCCTCAACGAGACGACGATGACGCCGGCGATCGCCGTGCTCATGGACGAGTTCGATGTCGTCGAGTCGAGTGCCCAGTGGCTGACCACCGCGTTCATGCTGACGATGGCCGTGGCCATCCCGCTGACGGGCTGGTTCATCGACCGCTTCGGTCCCCGCGTCTCGCTGCTGACGGCGATGAGCACCTTCGTCGTGGGCACCGCGCTCGCGACGTTCGCGCCGACATTCGGCATCCTGCTTGGCGCACGCGTGATCCAGGCCCTCGGTACGGCGGTGATGATCCCGCTGCTGATGACGACCCTGATGAACGTGATCCCCGAATCCGACCGCGGCCGCGTGATGGGGTCGGTGTCGCTGGCGATCTCGGTCGCGCCCGCGATGGGTCCGTTCCTCGCCGGCGAGATTCTCAAGTACCTCGGTTGGCGCTGGATCTTCGGCATCGTGCTGCCGCTGGCGATCCTCGTCACCCTCGTCGCGGTCAAGCTCATCCCGCGCGGCGGAGGCGCGGCGCGCGAGAGTGTCGACATGCTTTCGGTACCGCTGTCGGTGCTGGGCTTCGGCGGAATCGTGTGGGGACTGTCGAGCTTCGGCGAGGGGGCCGAGCCGCCGCTGCCGACCTGGTCGCTCCTGGTGATCGGCGCCGTGGCGCTGGCCGTGCTCGTGTGGCGGCAGCTCTCGCTGCGCCGCGGCGGGCACGAGCCGCTGCTCGACGTCACGGCGTTCGCGTCGAAGGATTTCTCGGTCGGCGTCGGGTTGATGACGATCGGCTTCGCCGCATTCCTCGGCATCATGATGATCCTGCCGCTGCTCATGCAGGTCGCCAACGGGGACACCCCGGAGAACGCCGGGCGCGCGCTGATGCCCGCCGGGCTGATGATGGGCCTGCTCGGGCCGCTCGTCGGCCGAATCTACGACAACCACGGCGCCCGGGTCGTCGTTGTCCCCGGCGCAATCCTCGCAACACTTGCCCTGACGGCGCAGGCACTCTTCGCGCCGGGAGGGTCGTGGATTCTCATCGCGGCGATCAACTTCTTCGCCGGCGCCGGGCTCGCCATGACCTTCACGCCGATGTTCACGGCGAGCCTGTCGGCCCTCGCGCCGGCGCTGTACTCCCACGGTTCCGCGCTGCTCGCGACGCTGCAACAGGTCGGCGGCGCCGCGGGCATCGCCGTGCTCATCTCGCTGATGTCGGTCGGCTCGTCCGCCTCCGGTGGCGCGGCTCCGGACCCGGAGTTCGGCAGCCGCCTCGCGCTATTCGGCGCCGCGGGGCTGATGTGCGTGGTGATCGTGCTTGCGTTCTTCACGCCGAAGCACAAGCCGACAGCGGCCGAGGGCGCGCCCGCCGCGCACTGA
- a CDS encoding PadR family transcriptional regulator, translating to MLDLAVLGLLDEGPMHGYELRKRLSEVYGTIRTVSFGSLYPTLRKLQGAGLIEAAPTSSSGKSRVPTAGRGKNKKPYRLTDAGRTELAEMLAEPSAASFTDDGFGVHLALFDRTPAAARLRVLEGRRRVLEARREEQRGAAGTEQHSEISRYTRQFTLLGLETSERELRWINELIAAEQTRNNPSQNA from the coding sequence ATGCTCGATCTCGCTGTTCTCGGTCTGCTCGACGAGGGCCCCATGCACGGATACGAACTGCGCAAACGCCTGTCGGAGGTGTACGGGACCATCAGAACCGTCTCGTTCGGCTCCCTGTATCCGACCCTGCGCAAGCTGCAGGGGGCCGGGTTGATCGAAGCGGCTCCGACGTCATCCAGCGGTAAGTCTCGGGTTCCCACCGCGGGCAGGGGGAAGAACAAGAAGCCGTACCGACTGACCGACGCCGGCCGGACCGAGCTCGCCGAGATGCTCGCGGAGCCGAGCGCGGCGAGTTTCACCGACGACGGCTTCGGCGTGCATCTCGCGCTGTTCGACCGCACTCCCGCGGCCGCGCGCCTGCGGGTTCTCGAGGGGCGCCGGCGCGTTCTCGAGGCCCGGCGCGAGGAGCAGCGCGGCGCCGCGGGAACGGAGCAGCACTCCGAGATCAGCCGCTACACGCGGCAATTCACACTGCTCGGCCTCGAGACGAGCGAACGCGAACTCCGGTGGATCAACGAACTGATCGCCGCTGAACAAACCAGAAATAATCCGTCCCAGAACGCTTGA